A single window of Streptomyces sudanensis DNA harbors:
- a CDS encoding aminotransferase class I/II-fold pyridoxal phosphate-dependent enzyme, with translation MTRSFASGHPHGHGQVRYAPPAPDTGLPVVEELAALLAGAASRPHPEPPGGGPVLREAACGHWSRRSLRCHPADVLASPGAGPLLTALLAAHDGDVLMPRPCPLTWVPQARLLGRSAYQVPAPAECGGVPDPYALLETVRRVRAEGGRPAVLLLAVADDPTGTVAPPELVREACEAAVGEGLHIVSDETWRDTVHHPHDTVFVSPAEMCPGDVTVLCDLAGAVTPASWPAAVARFPAGTPGAAHRARALDVLTALGADLPGPLAAAVAHALDEPEAVTARNAAATALHARVAAAVHHTVLATGALALPPEAGRHLYADLGPLRGPLADRGVTDSIELEDYLTERLRTPVPGGHRFGDEPGALRVRLATTPLLGATQAERLEALAADDPLGLPHVARALDALSAALRGTDPDPNRAETAGGNRR, from the coding sequence GTGACACGCAGCTTCGCCTCCGGGCACCCGCACGGGCACGGGCAGGTCCGCTACGCTCCGCCCGCCCCCGACACCGGCCTCCCCGTGGTCGAGGAGCTCGCCGCGCTGCTCGCCGGCGCCGCCTCCCGGCCCCACCCGGAACCGCCCGGCGGCGGCCCCGTCCTGCGCGAGGCGGCGTGCGGCCACTGGTCGCGGCGCAGCCTGCGCTGCCACCCCGCGGACGTCCTCGCCTCGCCCGGCGCCGGGCCGCTGCTGACCGCGCTGCTCGCCGCGCACGACGGCGACGTGCTGATGCCGCGCCCCTGCCCGCTGACCTGGGTCCCGCAGGCCCGCCTGCTGGGCCGGTCCGCGTACCAGGTGCCGGCACCGGCCGAGTGCGGCGGCGTCCCCGACCCGTACGCGCTGCTGGAGACGGTGCGGCGGGTGCGCGCGGAGGGCGGCCGTCCCGCCGTCCTGCTCCTCGCCGTCGCCGACGATCCCACCGGCACCGTCGCCCCGCCCGAACTGGTCCGCGAGGCGTGCGAGGCGGCCGTCGGGGAGGGGCTGCACATCGTCAGCGACGAGACCTGGCGGGACACCGTGCACCACCCGCACGACACGGTCTTCGTCAGCCCCGCCGAGATGTGCCCCGGCGACGTCACCGTCCTGTGCGACCTCGCCGGCGCGGTCACCCCCGCCTCCTGGCCGGCCGCCGTCGCCCGCTTCCCCGCCGGGACGCCCGGCGCCGCCCACCGGGCCCGCGCCCTGGACGTGCTCACCGCCCTCGGCGCCGACCTGCCCGGCCCGCTGGCCGCGGCCGTCGCCCACGCCCTCGACGAACCGGAGGCCGTCACCGCGCGGAACGCCGCCGCGACCGCCCTCCACGCGCGCGTGGCCGCCGCGGTCCACCACACGGTGCTCGCCACCGGCGCCCTCGCCCTGCCGCCCGAGGCGGGCCGCCACCTGTACGCGGACCTCGGCCCGCTCCGCGGACCCCTCGCCGACCGGGGCGTCACCGACTCCATCGAACTGGAGGATTACCTGACCGAACGCCTCCGCACCCCCGTCCCCGGCGGCCACCGCTTCGGGGACGAGCCCGGCGCCCTGCGCGTCCGCCTGGCCACCACCCCGCTGCTGGGGGCCACGCAGGCGGAGCGGCTGGAGGCCCTCGCCGCCGACGACCCCCTCGGCCTGCCGCACGTGGCACGGGCCCTGGACGCCCTGTCGGCCGCGCTGCGCGGCACCGACCCCGACCCGAACCGTGCCGAGACCGCTGGAGGGAACCGCAGATGA
- a CDS encoding MBL fold metallo-hydrolase: MLPERGPAARPPGEVRTWPRSFADRLTAPLPGVHAFARLVREGSAAIRPGSDGLRDVPRLPFAPGPLPPAGPETVAVTWAGHASWVVRIGGLTVLTDPVWSRRILGTPARVTPVGVRWEDLPPVDAVVISHNHYDHLDAPTLRRLPRTTPVFAPAGLGRWFRRRRFTAVTELDWWESAELRGVRFHFVPAHHWSKRTLTDTCRTLWGGWVLADRRGRRVYFAGDTGYGHWFRRIAERHPGIDLALLPIGAYAPRWWLGDVHTDPEEAVRAFRDLGARIMAPMHWATFVLSSEPVLEPLTRLHAAWESAGLPRDRLWDLAIGESRVLG, encoded by the coding sequence ATGCTCCCCGAGCGCGGCCCGGCCGCCCGGCCGCCCGGCGAGGTCCGCACCTGGCCGCGCTCCTTCGCCGACCGGCTCACCGCGCCGCTGCCCGGCGTCCACGCCTTCGCCCGCCTGGTCCGCGAGGGCTCCGCGGCCATACGCCCCGGCAGCGACGGCCTGCGCGACGTGCCCAGGCTGCCCTTCGCCCCCGGCCCGCTGCCGCCCGCCGGCCCGGAGACGGTGGCCGTCACCTGGGCGGGCCACGCCAGCTGGGTCGTCCGCATCGGCGGCCTCACCGTCCTCACCGACCCCGTGTGGTCCCGCCGCATCCTCGGCACCCCGGCCCGCGTCACACCCGTCGGCGTCCGCTGGGAGGACCTGCCGCCCGTCGACGCGGTCGTCATCAGCCACAACCACTACGACCACCTGGACGCGCCCACCCTGCGCCGGCTCCCGCGCACCACGCCGGTGTTCGCCCCCGCCGGCCTCGGCCGCTGGTTCCGCCGCCGCCGGTTCACCGCCGTCACCGAACTCGACTGGTGGGAGTCGGCCGAACTGCGCGGCGTCCGCTTCCACTTCGTCCCCGCCCACCACTGGTCCAAGCGGACCCTCACCGACACCTGCCGCACCCTGTGGGGCGGCTGGGTGCTCGCCGACCGCCGCGGGCGGCGCGTGTACTTCGCCGGCGACACCGGCTACGGCCACTGGTTCCGCCGCATCGCCGAGCGCCACCCCGGCATCGACCTGGCGCTGCTGCCGATCGGCGCGTACGCCCCCCGCTGGTGGCTCGGCGACGTCCACACCGACCCCGAGGAGGCCGTACGCGCCTTCCGGGACCTCGGTGCCCGGATCATGGCCCCGATGCACTGGGCGACCTTCGTCCTGTCCTCCGAGCCGGTCCTGGAGCCCCTGACCCGCCTCCACGCCGCCTGGGAGTCCGCGGGTCTGCCCCGCGACCGCCTCTGGGACCTCGCGATCGGCGAGTCCCGCGTCCTGGGGTGA
- a CDS encoding DedA family protein, whose product MIGELLGQEAQRAVGYPSLFLLVALGALVPVVPTGAVVSSAAVVAFHQAAPFALVAVFLVAAAAALAGDAALYWLGWRGVTSRSGPRWPAALAARAAPDRLERARAELRRHRVPVLVVSRLVPAGRVPVMVACLLTRMPPARFVRGDVPAVLAWTAAYQLIGVAGGALFPRPWQGVAAAVALALLVSAAPGAWRWTHRGRRPDADG is encoded by the coding sequence GTGATCGGGGAGCTGCTCGGGCAGGAGGCGCAGCGGGCGGTCGGCTATCCGTCGCTGTTCCTGCTGGTGGCGCTGGGCGCGCTGGTGCCGGTGGTGCCGACGGGGGCGGTGGTCAGTTCGGCGGCGGTCGTGGCGTTCCACCAGGCGGCACCGTTCGCGCTGGTGGCGGTGTTCCTGGTGGCCGCGGCGGCGGCCCTCGCGGGGGACGCCGCGCTGTACTGGCTGGGGTGGCGCGGGGTCACCTCGCGGAGCGGTCCGCGGTGGCCCGCGGCGCTGGCGGCGCGGGCCGCTCCGGACCGGCTGGAGCGGGCCCGGGCGGAGCTGCGCCGGCACCGGGTGCCGGTACTGGTGGTGTCCCGGCTGGTGCCGGCGGGCCGGGTCCCGGTGATGGTGGCGTGCCTGCTGACGCGGATGCCGCCGGCCCGGTTCGTCCGGGGGGACGTGCCCGCGGTGCTGGCGTGGACGGCGGCGTACCAGCTGATCGGGGTGGCCGGCGGGGCGCTGTTCCCGCGGCCCTGGCAGGGGGTGGCGGCGGCGGTGGCGCTGGCGCTGCTGGTGAGCGCCGCCCCGGGGGCGTGGCGGTGGACGCACCGGGGGCGGCGGCCGGACGCGGACGGGTGA
- a CDS encoding MBL fold metallo-hydrolase: MEVTWWGHATCTVEDSGVRVLTDPLFARRLAHLRRRRGALPPPEAALADLVLVSHLHADHLHLPSLARLAPGTRLVVPRGAVRAVPGLRRLEGLRITEVGAGDEVAVGPVAVRAVPAAHDGRRLPVGPHRSPALGYVVRGAARTYFAGDTGLFDGMAAAVGEVDVALLPVGGWGPFLGHGHLDAGRAARALAALAPRAAVPVHYGTYWPVGLDAVRPHEFHAPGDEFARLAARLAPGVAVHRLGHGESVRPGAAR; the protein is encoded by the coding sequence ATGGAGGTCACCTGGTGGGGCCACGCCACCTGCACGGTCGAGGACTCCGGGGTGCGGGTGCTGACGGATCCGCTGTTCGCCCGGCGGCTGGCGCACCTGCGCAGGCGCCGGGGCGCGCTGCCGCCGCCCGAGGCGGCGCTGGCCGACCTGGTCCTGGTGTCGCACCTGCACGCCGACCACCTGCACCTGCCGTCGCTGGCCCGGCTCGCGCCCGGTACGCGCCTGGTGGTGCCGCGCGGCGCGGTGCGGGCGGTGCCGGGGCTGCGGCGGCTGGAGGGGCTGCGGATCACCGAGGTCGGCGCGGGCGACGAGGTGGCGGTGGGGCCGGTGGCGGTGCGGGCGGTGCCGGCCGCGCACGACGGGCGGCGGCTGCCGGTGGGGCCGCACCGCTCCCCCGCCCTCGGGTACGTGGTGCGCGGCGCGGCGCGCACGTACTTCGCCGGGGACACCGGTCTGTTCGACGGGATGGCCGCGGCGGTCGGCGAGGTGGACGTGGCGCTGCTGCCGGTGGGCGGCTGGGGTCCGTTCCTGGGCCACGGCCACCTGGACGCGGGGCGCGCCGCGCGGGCCCTGGCGGCGCTGGCGCCCCGGGCGGCGGTGCCGGTGCACTACGGCACGTACTGGCCGGTGGGGCTGGACGCGGTGCGGCCGCACGAGTTCCACGCGCCGGGTGACGAGTTCGCCCGGCTGGCGGCGCGGCTGGCGCCGGGCGTCGCGGTGCACCGGCTCGGGCACGGGGAGAGCGTGCGGCCGGGGGCGGCACGGTGA